A genomic stretch from Mycobacterium cookii includes:
- a CDS encoding virulence factor Mce family protein: MKMTGTLVKLGIVSLVLIFFTALITVVFGQMRFDRTTTYTAEFNNISGLRSGQFVRASGVEIGKVKDIQLVDGGHRVRVDIAVDHSVPLYQSTTAQVRYLNLIGDRYLELKRGDGEGSDRVLPAHGFIPLSHTQPALDLDALIGGFKPLFRALDPEKVNNIATAIITVFQGQGGTINDILDQTAQLTSRIAERDQAIGEVVKNLNIVLDTTVKHRQDFDQTVDNFEKLISGLNDHAEPFAAGIANISNGAGTVGDLLADNRTLLHKTLNYLEPIQQPIIDQRDLWDDQLKRTPIGMNIVGNAVGNYGDWVNFYLCDLTLKTNGLQAGGPVRTVKIWSQPTGRCTP, encoded by the coding sequence ATGAAAATGACCGGAACCCTTGTCAAGCTCGGCATCGTCTCGCTGGTGCTGATCTTCTTCACTGCGCTGATCACCGTCGTGTTCGGTCAGATGCGCTTCGACCGGACCACCACGTACACCGCGGAGTTCAACAACATCAGCGGGCTCCGGTCAGGCCAATTCGTCCGGGCCTCCGGGGTGGAGATCGGCAAGGTCAAAGACATCCAGCTGGTTGATGGTGGCCATCGAGTGCGGGTCGACATCGCCGTCGACCACTCCGTCCCGCTGTATCAGTCCACGACTGCACAGGTGCGTTACCTCAACTTGATCGGTGACCGCTACCTGGAGCTCAAGCGCGGCGACGGCGAGGGCTCCGACCGGGTGCTCCCAGCGCACGGATTCATCCCGCTGTCGCACACTCAGCCTGCGCTGGATCTGGACGCGCTGATCGGCGGTTTCAAGCCGCTGTTCCGCGCGCTCGACCCGGAGAAGGTGAACAACATCGCGACGGCCATCATCACCGTGTTCCAGGGCCAAGGCGGCACCATCAACGACATCCTCGACCAGACCGCGCAACTGACGTCCCGCATCGCCGAGCGGGACCAAGCGATCGGCGAGGTGGTCAAGAACCTCAACATCGTGCTGGACACCACGGTCAAGCACCGCCAGGACTTCGACCAGACCGTCGACAACTTCGAGAAGCTGATCAGCGGCCTGAACGACCACGCCGAACCGTTCGCGGCCGGCATCGCGAACATCAGCAACGGGGCCGGGACGGTCGGCGACCTGCTCGCCGATAACCGGACCCTGCTGCACAAGACGCTGAACTACCTCGAGCCCATTCAGCAGCCGATCATCGACCAGCGCGACTTATGGGACGACCAGCTCAAGCGCACGCCGATCGGGATGAACATCGTAGGTAACGCTGTCGGCAACTACGGCGACTGGGTCAACTTCTACTTGTGCGACCTCACCCTGAAGACCAACGGACTGCAGGCCGGCGGGCCGGTCCGCACGGTCAAGATCTGGTCGCAACCGACGGGTAGGTGCACGCCGTAA
- a CDS encoding virulence factor Mce family protein yields the protein MRVRLLTQARRRSWQALVLLVAATVLSSCSWHGISNVSLPGGPGSGSGSYTVYVQMPDTLAIDGNSRVMVADVFVGSIRKIELKNWIATLTLGLNKNVKLPKNATAKIGQTSLLGSQHVELAAPADPSSQMLKNGDTIPLKNSSAFPSTEQTLASLAMVVRGGGLPNLEVLQNEVSKILTGRGPQIRAFLGKLDTFTRQLNEQRDDITHAIDSTNRLLAYVGNRSDVLDRALTEFPPLIKYLAGPEYQKHLVDAVESVGALSQAAAQYLGEAQGPLHQNLQSLQCPLKELGRASPYLLGALKLIFTAPFDLDTAPKLIRGDFMNSSLEVDTTLSAVDNAFLTGTGFSGALRALEQSYGRDPATMIPDVRYTPNPNDAPGGPLVERADRQC from the coding sequence GTGAGGGTAAGACTGCTGACCCAAGCGCGCCGCCGGAGCTGGCAGGCTCTGGTGCTGCTGGTGGCCGCGACGGTGCTGAGTTCCTGCAGCTGGCACGGCATATCGAATGTCTCGCTGCCCGGCGGTCCGGGCAGCGGGTCCGGCTCCTACACCGTGTACGTGCAGATGCCGGACACCCTGGCCATCGACGGCAACAGCAGGGTCATGGTTGCCGACGTCTTTGTCGGTTCGATCCGGAAGATCGAACTGAAGAACTGGATCGCCACCCTCACGTTGGGCTTGAACAAGAACGTCAAGCTGCCGAAAAACGCCACCGCCAAGATCGGGCAGACCAGCCTTCTGGGTTCGCAACACGTCGAGTTGGCCGCGCCGGCCGATCCGTCGTCGCAGATGCTGAAGAACGGCGACACCATCCCGCTCAAGAACTCGTCGGCCTTCCCCAGCACCGAGCAGACGCTGGCCAGCCTGGCGATGGTTGTGCGCGGCGGCGGACTGCCGAACCTGGAAGTCCTGCAGAACGAGGTCAGCAAGATCCTGACCGGCCGGGGCCCACAGATCCGCGCGTTCCTCGGCAAACTCGACACTTTCACGCGTCAGCTCAACGAGCAGCGCGACGACATCACCCACGCCATCGACTCGACCAACCGGCTGCTGGCCTACGTCGGTAACCGGTCCGATGTACTGGATCGCGCGCTGACCGAATTCCCGCCGCTGATCAAGTATTTGGCGGGTCCGGAGTATCAGAAGCATCTGGTCGACGCGGTCGAATCGGTGGGTGCGCTGAGCCAGGCTGCCGCCCAGTACCTGGGCGAGGCGCAGGGTCCGCTGCACCAGAATCTGCAGTCGCTGCAGTGCCCGTTGAAGGAGCTGGGCCGTGCCTCGCCGTATCTGCTCGGTGCACTGAAGTTGATCTTCACCGCACCGTTCGACCTCGACACCGCCCCGAAGCTGATCCGCGGTGACTTCATGAACTCCTCGCTCGAGGTCGACACGACGTTGTCCGCAGTCGACAACGCGTTCCTCACCGGGACCGGGTTCTCCGGAGCGTTGCGGGCCTTGGAGCAGTCGTACGGTCGGGATCCCGCAACGATGATTCCTGACGTGCGGTACACGCCGAACCCGAACGACGCGCCGGGCGGACCACTTGTGGAGAGGGCGGACCGGCAATGCTGA
- a CDS encoding virulence factor Mce family protein, giving the protein MRTLEPANRKRIGLMGLVVTVMVVGVGQTLTSTPQLFAEPTYFGQFTDSGQLNKGDKVRIAGVDVGDVEAIKIDGDHVVMKFSTGGNTIGTESRLAIKTDTILGKKVLEIEPRGAQTLRPNGTLPIGQSTTPYQIYDAFFDVTKAAAGWNIDTVKQSLNVLSETIDQTYPHLSAALDGVAKFSDTIGKRDDQITHLLAQANKIASILGDRSQQIDRLFVNSNNLLAAFNERSRAISALLSNVATFSAQVENLINDNPNLNHVLEQLRTVSDLLDARKDDLAGIVKTLGKTAGGLNEAVASGPYFKVQLTNLLPYWILQPWVDAAFKKRGIDPENFWRSAGLPAFRFPDPNGTRFPNGAPPPAPPVLEGTPDHPFPAVAPGSPCSYTPTPELFPRPGNPMPCAGIDQNQGPFGPNGPYPALPNVASSPPNPAGLPPTPGIPIAGQPGQVQPDVPGTPVPIAPGPPGARTEPLGPLPGPAPANPAAAPPPGPLPPAPAAPPGPGNNLPAPYIGNTGGAGGSGAQGGNQN; this is encoded by the coding sequence ATGAGAACGCTGGAACCCGCCAATCGGAAGCGGATCGGCCTAATGGGCTTGGTCGTCACGGTGATGGTCGTCGGTGTCGGTCAAACCCTGACCAGCACCCCGCAGTTGTTCGCTGAGCCCACCTACTTCGGGCAGTTCACCGACTCAGGTCAGCTCAACAAGGGCGACAAAGTGCGTATCGCCGGGGTTGACGTCGGTGACGTCGAGGCCATCAAGATCGACGGCGACCACGTCGTGATGAAGTTCTCCACCGGAGGTAACACGATCGGCACCGAGAGCCGGCTGGCGATCAAAACCGACACCATCCTGGGTAAAAAGGTGCTCGAGATCGAGCCGCGCGGCGCGCAGACGTTGCGGCCCAATGGCACGCTGCCGATTGGGCAGAGCACTACCCCCTACCAGATCTATGACGCGTTCTTCGACGTCACCAAGGCCGCCGCCGGCTGGAACATCGACACCGTCAAACAGTCGCTCAATGTGCTGTCAGAGACCATCGATCAGACGTATCCGCACCTGAGTGCGGCTCTCGACGGGGTGGCCAAGTTCTCCGACACCATCGGCAAGCGCGACGATCAGATCACTCATCTGCTCGCACAGGCCAACAAGATCGCCAGCATCTTGGGTGACCGAAGCCAACAGATCGACCGGCTGTTCGTCAACTCCAACAACCTGTTGGCCGCGTTCAACGAACGCAGCCGGGCGATCAGCGCGCTGCTGAGCAACGTCGCCACGTTCTCGGCTCAGGTGGAAAACCTCATCAACGACAACCCGAACCTCAATCACGTCCTGGAGCAGCTGCGCACTGTCAGCGACCTGTTGGACGCCCGCAAAGACGACCTGGCTGGAATAGTCAAGACGCTCGGCAAAACCGCCGGGGGCCTGAACGAAGCCGTGGCATCGGGACCGTATTTCAAGGTGCAGCTGACCAACCTGCTGCCGTACTGGATCCTGCAGCCCTGGGTGGACGCGGCGTTCAAGAAGCGCGGAATCGACCCGGAGAACTTCTGGCGCAGTGCGGGATTGCCGGCATTCCGGTTCCCAGACCCCAACGGCACCCGGTTCCCCAACGGTGCTCCGCCGCCCGCACCGCCGGTGCTGGAAGGTACTCCCGATCATCCGTTCCCGGCGGTGGCGCCTGGGTCGCCGTGCTCGTACACGCCGACGCCGGAACTGTTCCCGCGGCCGGGCAACCCGATGCCGTGCGCGGGTATCGACCAGAACCAGGGGCCGTTCGGGCCGAACGGACCGTATCCGGCCTTGCCCAATGTGGCCTCCTCGCCGCCGAACCCCGCCGGTCTGCCGCCGACCCCGGGAATTCCGATCGCCGGGCAACCGGGGCAGGTGCAGCCCGACGTGCCGGGCACACCGGTGCCGATCGCACCTGGGCCGCCCGGGGCGCGCACCGAGCCGCTGGGACCGCTGCCGGGCCCGGCCCCGGCCAATCCCGCGGCGGCGCCACCACCTGGACCGTTGCCCCCCGCGCCGGCGGCACCTCCCGGGCCCGGCAACAACTTGCCTGCGCCCTACATCGGCAACACGGGTGGAGCCGGCGGCAGCGGCGCGCAGGGAGGTAACCAGAATTGA
- the fadD5 gene encoding fatty-acid--CoA ligase FadD5, translated as MTAQLTGHGTNQAEHAVTEQPYMARRQNWVNQLERHALMQPGATALRFMGKTFTWADLRHRVGALAGALSRRGVSAGDRVMVLMLNRTEFVESVLAANMIGAIAVPINFRLTPPEIAFLVEDCEARVMVTESVLAPVAAAVRNVTSVLNTIIVAGDASEDSLLSYEDLVNEPGEPAQLVDVPNDSPALIMYTSGTTGRPKGAVLTHTNLAGQTMSNLFTHGVDPHDVGFIGVPFFHIAGIGNLLTGLLMGLPTVIHPLGAFDPGHLLDVLAAEQVTGIFLVPAQWQAVCSAQQANPRETKLRVISWGAAPASDTLLRQMAETFPGAQILAAFGQTEMSPVTCMLLGEDAIRKLGSVGKVIPTVTARVVDENMNDVPIGEVGEIVYRAPTLMSGYWNNPEATAEAFAGGWFHSGDLVRMDEEGYVWVVDRKKDMIISGGENIYCAEVENVLAAHPSIVEVAVIGRPHEKWGEVPIAVAAVTQSDLRIEHLGEFLGERLARYKHPKGLEIVDALPRNPAGKVLKTELRTRYGAASDATDVP; from the coding sequence CCGGCCACGGGACCAATCAGGCCGAGCACGCCGTCACCGAACAGCCGTATATGGCTCGACGGCAGAATTGGGTCAATCAACTCGAACGGCACGCCCTGATGCAACCGGGCGCGACCGCGCTGAGATTCATGGGCAAGACCTTCACGTGGGCCGACCTTCGGCACCGCGTCGGGGCGCTGGCCGGAGCGCTGAGTCGGCGCGGGGTCAGCGCCGGTGACCGGGTGATGGTCCTGATGCTGAACCGGACTGAGTTCGTCGAGTCGGTGCTGGCGGCCAACATGATCGGTGCCATCGCAGTGCCGATCAACTTCCGGCTCACCCCACCCGAAATCGCGTTCCTGGTCGAGGACTGCGAAGCGCGGGTGATGGTCACCGAATCGGTGCTGGCTCCGGTGGCCGCCGCCGTCCGCAACGTGACGTCGGTGCTGAACACGATCATCGTCGCGGGCGACGCGAGTGAAGACAGTCTGCTGAGCTACGAGGACCTGGTGAACGAGCCGGGTGAACCGGCTCAGCTGGTCGACGTGCCCAACGACTCACCGGCGCTGATCATGTACACCTCGGGCACCACCGGCCGACCCAAGGGCGCGGTGTTGACGCACACGAACCTCGCCGGACAGACGATGTCCAACCTGTTCACCCACGGCGTCGACCCGCACGACGTCGGTTTCATCGGCGTCCCTTTCTTCCATATAGCCGGAATAGGCAACCTGTTGACCGGACTTCTGATGGGCCTGCCGACCGTGATTCATCCGCTGGGTGCCTTCGACCCCGGACACCTGCTCGATGTGCTGGCCGCCGAGCAGGTCACCGGGATCTTCCTGGTTCCCGCGCAGTGGCAGGCGGTATGCAGTGCGCAGCAAGCGAATCCGCGCGAGACGAAGCTGCGGGTGATCTCTTGGGGCGCCGCACCCGCATCGGACACCTTGCTGCGGCAGATGGCGGAAACCTTTCCCGGCGCACAGATCCTGGCCGCATTCGGCCAGACTGAGATGTCGCCGGTGACCTGCATGCTGCTCGGTGAAGACGCGATCAGAAAGCTCGGCTCGGTCGGCAAGGTGATCCCGACCGTCACCGCGCGGGTCGTCGACGAGAACATGAACGACGTGCCGATCGGCGAGGTCGGTGAAATCGTCTATCGCGCACCCACATTGATGAGCGGGTACTGGAACAATCCGGAGGCGACCGCGGAGGCGTTCGCGGGCGGTTGGTTTCACTCCGGCGACCTGGTCCGCATGGACGAGGAAGGTTACGTCTGGGTCGTCGACCGCAAAAAGGACATGATCATCTCGGGCGGGGAGAACATCTACTGCGCCGAGGTGGAAAACGTCCTCGCCGCCCACCCGTCGATCGTCGAGGTCGCCGTCATCGGTCGCCCGCACGAGAAATGGGGCGAGGTGCCGATCGCGGTAGCCGCTGTCACCCAAAGCGACCTGCGCATCGAGCATCTCGGCGAATTCCTCGGCGAGCGCCTCGCGCGCTATAAGCACCCGAAGGGGCTGGAGATCGTTGACGCGCTTCCGCGTAACCCCGCCGGCAAGGTGCTGAAGACCGAATTACGGACCCGCTACGGGGCCGCGTCCGACGCGACGGACGTCCCCTAA
- a CDS encoding virulence factor Mce family protein encodes MSTIFDFRNARMPKVSRASLIISALVLVAAIVLAYLGLQLYRKLTNNTVVAYFPVANALYNGDRVEIMGVKVGAIDKIEPAGDKMKVTFHYSNKYKVPADAQAVILNPTLVASRLLQLEPPYKGGPVLADNAVIPEERTQVPTEWDELRNTITNVISKLGPTKEQPKGPFGDVIESFADGLAGKGKQINTTFNDLSRALTALNQGRGDFFAVVRSLALFVNALHADDQKFVALNKNLAQFTNSLTGSDRDLANAIQQFDGLLTTVRPFLDKNAEVLTHDINNLADTTNALVQPEPLTGLETALHILPTALSNANLIYHPAHSALVGQPAGTVGTMGFANPMEFLCSAIQAGSRLGYQESAELCAQYLAPILDAIKFNYLPFGINPFSLAATLPKEVAYSEDRLHPPNGYKDTTVPGIWVPDTPTSHRNTQHGWITAPGMQGVKVGPVTAGLLTPDSLAELMGGPDIAPVQSNLQTPPGYQNAYDEQPLGPAPYIGLPGNPAPIPPPPPGPEVIPGPVAPAPVSGPPPAVAPGAPLPAEAASAPAGGGQ; translated from the coding sequence TTGAGCACCATCTTTGATTTCCGCAATGCCCGGATGCCGAAGGTGTCGCGGGCCTCGCTGATCATTTCGGCCCTCGTGCTGGTGGCCGCAATTGTGCTGGCGTACCTCGGACTTCAGCTCTACAGGAAGCTGACCAACAACACCGTGGTGGCCTACTTCCCGGTGGCCAACGCCCTGTACAACGGCGACCGGGTCGAGATCATGGGTGTCAAGGTCGGCGCTATCGACAAGATCGAACCGGCCGGCGACAAGATGAAGGTCACCTTCCACTACTCGAACAAGTACAAGGTGCCCGCCGACGCGCAGGCGGTGATCCTCAACCCGACGCTGGTGGCGTCGCGACTGCTTCAGCTGGAGCCCCCGTACAAGGGCGGACCCGTGCTGGCCGACAACGCGGTGATCCCGGAGGAGCGCACCCAGGTGCCCACCGAGTGGGATGAGTTGCGCAACACCATCACCAACGTCATCTCCAAACTCGGACCGACGAAGGAGCAGCCCAAGGGTCCGTTCGGCGATGTCATCGAATCCTTCGCCGACGGTCTGGCCGGCAAGGGCAAGCAGATCAACACCACCTTCAACGACCTGTCGCGAGCGCTGACCGCGCTCAACCAGGGTCGCGGTGATTTCTTCGCGGTGGTGCGCAGCCTGGCGCTGTTCGTGAACGCGCTGCACGCCGACGACCAGAAGTTCGTGGCGCTGAACAAGAACCTGGCGCAGTTCACCAACAGCCTGACCGGCTCCGATCGCGACCTGGCCAACGCGATCCAGCAGTTCGATGGACTGCTGACGACAGTGCGGCCGTTCCTGGACAAAAACGCCGAGGTGCTGACGCACGACATCAACAACCTCGCTGATACGACCAATGCCCTGGTCCAACCGGAGCCGTTGACGGGCCTCGAAACCGCCCTGCACATCCTGCCGACAGCGCTGTCGAACGCCAACCTCATCTACCACCCGGCGCACAGTGCCCTCGTCGGCCAACCGGCGGGCACAGTCGGCACGATGGGCTTCGCGAACCCGATGGAATTCCTTTGCAGCGCCATCCAAGCTGGCAGCCGGCTGGGTTACCAGGAATCCGCCGAGCTGTGTGCGCAGTACCTGGCGCCGATTCTCGATGCGATCAAGTTCAACTATCTGCCGTTCGGCATCAACCCGTTCAGCCTTGCGGCAACGTTGCCGAAGGAAGTCGCCTACTCCGAGGACCGGCTGCATCCGCCGAACGGCTACAAGGACACCACCGTGCCGGGTATCTGGGTGCCCGACACACCAACATCGCACCGCAACACCCAGCACGGGTGGATCACTGCGCCCGGCATGCAGGGCGTCAAGGTGGGGCCGGTCACGGCGGGCTTGCTGACCCCTGACTCGCTGGCCGAACTCATGGGCGGGCCCGACATCGCACCGGTGCAGTCCAACCTGCAGACCCCGCCGGGATACCAGAATGCGTACGATGAGCAGCCGCTCGGGCCGGCGCCATATATCGGATTGCCGGGAAACCCGGCGCCGATACCGCCGCCACCGCCGGGACCCGAGGTGATTCCCGGCCCTGTCGCACCGGCGCCCGTGTCCGGGCCGCCGCCAGCGGTAGCACCCGGAGCTCCGCTGCCTGCCGAGGCGGCATCCGCACCAGCAGGAGGCGGCCAGTGA
- a CDS encoding ABC transporter permease produces MSTAQVLRSRFPRVSADIRRIGDTATKPLDEAGKLGWFTVIGIRDMAWALTRYRKEILRLIAEVGMGTGAMAVVGGTAVIIGFVTLSAGSLVAIQGLASLGHVGLETLLGFVSAFINVRLVAPIVTGIALAATVGAGATAELGAMRISEEIDALEVMGVKSNAYLVSTRMLAGLVVIIPLYSVGLILSFLSPQIVTTFLYGQTSGTYEHYFRTFLRPDDVFWSFVDVIIIAAVVMLSHCYYGYNASGGPVGVGEAVGRSMRFSLVATPVVILLAEMALYGVNPNFNFTV; encoded by the coding sequence ATGTCGACTGCCCAGGTATTGCGCTCCCGCTTCCCGCGGGTATCGGCTGACATTCGTCGCATCGGCGACACCGCGACCAAACCGCTCGACGAAGCCGGGAAGCTGGGCTGGTTCACGGTTATCGGTATCCGCGACATGGCCTGGGCGCTGACCCGGTACCGCAAGGAAATCCTGCGACTGATCGCCGAAGTCGGCATGGGCACCGGAGCCATGGCCGTGGTCGGCGGCACCGCGGTGATCATCGGTTTCGTGACGCTTTCCGCCGGTTCGCTGGTGGCCATTCAGGGCCTGGCGTCGTTGGGCCACGTCGGACTCGAGACCCTGCTGGGGTTCGTCTCGGCCTTCATCAACGTGCGCCTGGTCGCACCCATCGTCACCGGCATCGCGCTGGCCGCGACGGTCGGCGCCGGCGCCACCGCCGAGTTGGGTGCCATGCGGATCAGCGAGGAGATCGACGCGCTCGAGGTGATGGGCGTCAAGTCCAACGCCTACCTGGTGTCGACCCGGATGCTGGCCGGTCTGGTGGTGATCATCCCGCTCTACTCCGTCGGCCTGATCCTGTCTTTCCTGTCGCCGCAAATCGTTACGACGTTCCTGTACGGCCAGACGTCCGGCACCTACGAGCACTATTTCCGGACGTTCCTTCGGCCCGACGACGTGTTCTGGTCGTTCGTCGACGTCATCATCATCGCCGCGGTCGTGATGCTGTCGCATTGCTACTACGGATACAACGCCAGCGGCGGACCGGTCGGCGTCGGCGAAGCGGTGGGCCGGTCGATGCGGTTTTCACTGGTTGCCACCCCTGTCGTGATCCTGTTGGCCGAAATGGCGCTCTACGGCGTCAATCCCAACTTCAACTTCACGGTGTAG
- a CDS encoding MlaE family ABC transporter permease yields MCVLTGKALFRTPFQWKEFIIQCWFILRVAILPTMAISVPITALFIFTFNILLIQVGAADLSGAGAGIAVITQIGPLNTVLVIAGAASTAICADLGARTIREEIDAMEVLGIDPIHRLVVPRVLACSLVGMLLNALVSMVGLVGGFVFGVYLQHVSAGAYLATLTQLTGLPEVVIATVKALSFGLIAGLVGCYRGLTVSGGSKGLGTAVNETVVLCVVALFAVNVVLTTIGVRFGTGR; encoded by the coding sequence ATGTGCGTGCTTACCGGAAAAGCGTTGTTCCGCACGCCGTTCCAGTGGAAAGAATTCATCATCCAGTGCTGGTTCATCTTGCGGGTCGCCATCCTGCCGACCATGGCGATCTCGGTACCCATCACGGCCCTCTTCATTTTCACGTTCAACATCCTGCTGATCCAGGTCGGCGCCGCCGACCTGTCCGGCGCCGGCGCGGGTATCGCCGTCATCACCCAGATCGGCCCGCTCAACACCGTGCTGGTGATCGCCGGCGCCGCCTCGACGGCCATCTGCGCTGACCTGGGCGCGCGCACCATCCGCGAAGAGATCGATGCGATGGAGGTGCTCGGCATCGACCCCATTCACCGACTGGTGGTGCCGCGCGTGCTGGCCTGCTCGTTGGTGGGGATGCTGCTCAACGCTCTGGTGAGCATGGTCGGGCTGGTCGGTGGATTCGTCTTCGGGGTCTATCTCCAGCACGTGTCGGCCGGGGCCTACCTCGCTACGCTGACCCAGCTCACCGGCCTGCCTGAAGTGGTGATCGCGACGGTCAAGGCGCTGTCCTTCGGGCTGATCGCCGGTCTGGTCGGCTGCTACCGCGGGCTCACCGTCAGCGGTGGTTCCAAGGGTCTTGGCACCGCCGTAAACGAGACCGTGGTGCTGTGCGTCGTCGCGCTGTTCGCGGTCAACGTGGTGCTGACCACCATCGGTGTGCGATTCGGAACGGGGCGCTGA
- a CDS encoding MCE family protein, producing the protein MTHPRGKINKMPAQPFRIAGVVVFLIGALVLWLVYLQYSGEFVDKTKLTMLSDRAGLVMDPGSKVTYNGVQIGRVAQIDEIERDGKPAVKFTLDVYPKYLHLIPANVDTKIVATTVFGEKYVSMTAPENPLPQRITPKDVIDARSVTTEINTLFQTITSIAEKVDPVKVNLTLSAAAQALSGLGDKFGQSIINGNAALDEVNPRMPIIRHDIQQLATLGDTYANASPDLFDFLNNAATTAHTIHAQEKDLDRALLAAAGFGATGADIFNRGGPYLARGAKDLVPTSKLLDTYSPELFCTVRNLHDGEPKVAAFTSPYSLRSETELFSGLGLALSLPGLGITAATLGLSALTGLIGGAPNPYIYPENLPRINAHGGPGGAPGCWQTITRELWPAPTLIMDTGNSLAPYNHVDTGSPYAVEYVWGRQVGDHTINP; encoded by the coding sequence ATGACGCATCCACGCGGGAAAATCAACAAGATGCCGGCGCAGCCTTTCCGGATCGCCGGCGTCGTGGTCTTTCTTATTGGCGCGCTTGTGCTCTGGTTGGTCTACCTGCAATACAGCGGCGAATTCGTCGACAAGACCAAGCTGACGATGCTGTCCGACCGGGCCGGCCTGGTCATGGACCCGGGCTCGAAGGTCACTTACAACGGCGTGCAGATCGGCCGGGTGGCCCAGATCGACGAGATCGAACGTGACGGCAAGCCCGCGGTCAAGTTCACCTTGGACGTCTATCCCAAGTATTTGCACCTGATCCCGGCCAACGTGGATACGAAAATCGTGGCCACCACCGTCTTCGGTGAAAAGTACGTGTCGATGACGGCGCCGGAAAACCCACTGCCGCAACGGATCACGCCCAAGGATGTGATCGACGCCCGGTCGGTGACGACCGAGATCAACACGCTGTTCCAGACGATCACCTCGATCGCCGAGAAGGTGGACCCGGTCAAGGTCAACCTGACGCTGAGCGCTGCGGCGCAGGCGTTGAGCGGGCTGGGTGACAAGTTCGGTCAGTCGATCATCAACGGCAACGCCGCGCTCGACGAGGTCAACCCGCGAATGCCGATCATCCGCCACGATATTCAGCAACTGGCCACGCTGGGCGACACCTATGCCAACGCCTCACCCGACTTGTTCGACTTCCTCAACAACGCGGCGACCACGGCCCACACGATCCACGCGCAGGAGAAGGATCTGGACCGCGCGCTGCTAGCGGCCGCGGGGTTCGGGGCCACCGGCGCCGACATTTTCAACCGCGGCGGGCCGTACCTGGCTCGCGGGGCCAAGGACCTGGTGCCGACGTCGAAGCTGCTGGACACCTACAGCCCCGAATTGTTCTGCACCGTCCGCAATCTGCACGACGGCGAACCGAAGGTCGCCGCGTTCACCAGCCCCTACTCGCTGCGGTCTGAAACCGAACTCTTCTCCGGGCTGGGGTTGGCTCTTAGCCTCCCAGGGCTCGGAATCACGGCCGCCACGTTGGGCCTCTCAGCGCTGACCGGGCTTATCGGCGGAGCGCCGAACCCGTACATCTACCCCGAAAACCTGCCCCGGATCAATGCGCACGGCGGGCCGGGGGGCGCGCCGGGTTGCTGGCAGACCATCACCCGCGAGCTGTGGCCCGCGCCCACGCTGATCATGGATACCGGTAACAGCCTCGCTCCCTACAACCATGTCGATACCGGCTCCCCGTACGCCGTCGAGTATGTGTGGGGCCGCCAAGTGGGGGACCACACGATCAACCCATGA